In Vitis riparia cultivar Riparia Gloire de Montpellier isolate 1030 chromosome 19, EGFV_Vit.rip_1.0, whole genome shotgun sequence, the following proteins share a genomic window:
- the LOC117909012 gene encoding uncharacterized protein LOC117909012: MASRRLWVFPRQMCRFNDSVFLNAWDTEVLSLINIRLWTPVAFSYCIFLVIASFVCCFVFACERTGSIQVVTVTAFAVFDPVFEFTLDCASSLYWKMSATKEVTSARPSGDARAEKSVEKLDVKEFRDRFCVPNGVSVELFDGEGVLPEKPENNAILFTKEQFNAGLRFPVPSLLKEFLHFTQIPPVYVHPNMIRVLMGCSILSMLFNLDLSLLEVLFVYSIKKVKSNIFSFVASLPSLQLVTNLPDSNKKAAKGQVLVKGVWAGLSEHPDRPFVPNQSLKIPDQDKRGKLVEWVEKASFDRLNKLLK, translated from the exons ATGGCGAGCCGCCGTCTCTGGGTATTCCCTAGGCAAATGTGTCGGTTTAATGATAGCGTTTTTCTGAACGCTTGGGATACTGAGGTGCTGTCTCTTATAAATATCAGGCTGTGGACTCCCGTTGCTTTTTCTTACTGCATCTTCCTTGTCATCGCTTCATTTGTCTGCTGTTTTGTCTTTGCTTGTGAGCGTACCGGCAGCATTCAGGTGGTGACGGTGACTGCATTTGCGGTTTTCGACCCTGTTTTCGAGTTTACACTTG ATTGTGCTTCATCTTTGTACTGGAAAATGTCTGCTACCAAGGAAGTTACTTCAGCTCGCCCGTCTGGTGACGCTCGTGCTGAAAAGTCTGTAGAAAAGTTGGATGTAAAAGAATTTCGCGATCGGTTTTGCGTTCCTAATGGCGTGTCTGTAGAGCTGTTTGATGGAGAGGGCGTGTTGCCTGAGAAGCCGGAAAATAACGCGATACTCTTTACCAAGGAGCAGTTTAATGCTGGGCTTCGATTCCCTGTCCCGTCTCTGCTCAAGGAATTTCTGCATTTCACCCAGATTCCTCCAGTGTACGTACATCCCAACATGATccgggtgctgatggggtgcaGCATCCTGAGCATGCTGTTCAACTTGGACCTCTCATTACTGGAGGTTCTTTTCGTTTACTCGATCAAGAAAGTGAAGAGTAACATCTTCAGCTTCGTCGCCAGCCTTCCATCCCTGCAACTGGTGACAAACCTACCAGATTCGAATAAAAAGGCCGCCAAGGGGCAGGTGCTGGTCAAGGGCGTATGGGCAGGTTTGTCTGAGCATCCGGACAGGCCCTTTGTTCCCAATCAGTCACTGAAGATTCCAG ACCAGGATAAGAGAGGAAAACTGGTGGAGTGGGTGG